Proteins from one Gossypium raimondii isolate GPD5lz chromosome 8, ASM2569854v1, whole genome shotgun sequence genomic window:
- the LOC105792278 gene encoding pyruvate kinase isozyme A, chloroplastic, with translation MSGSFRCSISLSPLHSNEFPRIPVTIPRIHVSVPKPVTVALSKVVSPLRVAAPGVMIEAAGLEVDRVTEAELKENGFRSTRKTKIVCTIGPRTCEFEEIEALAVGGMNVARVNMCHGTREWHRDVIRRVRQLNEEKGFAVAVMMDTEGSEIHMDDLNDVESTKAEDGQIWTFTVRAFDQPSRPERTITVNYDGFAEDVKVGDELLVDGGMVTFVVIEKIGPDVICRCTDPGLLLPRANLTFWRNGSLVRERNAMLPTISSKDWLDIDFGIEEGVDFIAVSFVKSAEVIKTLKSYIIDRSPGSQIGIIAKIESIDSLKNLEEIIQVSDGTMVARGDLGAQIPLEQVPSVQHEVIQLCRQLNKPVIVASQLLESMIEYPIPTRAEVADVSEAVGQQADALMLSSESAMGQYPEKALAVLRSVSLRIEKCRREEKHWDVTDLRIVSSSKLDEISEEICNTTSRMANKLKADAIFVYTKTGQTASLLSRNRPDCPIFAFAPSTSIQRCLNLKWGLIPFRLDFSDDVESNLNRTFSLLKARAMIKSGDLIIVVSDVMQSIQAIKVP, from the exons ATGTCTGGTTCCTTCCGTTGTTCGATTTCTCTATCTCCATTGCATTCTAATGAGTTCCCAAGAATTCCAGTTACGATACCCCGCATTCATGTCTCTGTTCCAAAGCCAGTGACGGTCGCACTTTCTAAGGTTGTTTCACCACTGAGAGTGGCGGCGCCGGGAGTAATGATTGAGGCGGCGGGCTTGGAAGTGGACCGAGTAACGGAAGCGGAGCTGAAGGAGAATGGGTTTAGGAGCACCCGTAAGACCAAGATCGTCTGCACAATCGGGCCTCGCACGTGCGAGTTCGAAGAGATTGAGGCTTTGGCCGTCGGAGGAATGAACGTGGCGCGTGTGAATATGTGTCACGGAACCCGCGAGTGGCACCGGGATGTGATCCGGCGGGTGAGACAATTGAATGAAGAGAAAGGGTTTGCCGTTGCGGTTATGATGGATACCGAAGGTAGTGAGATCCATATGGATGATCTAAACGACGTCGAATCGACCAAAGCCGag GATGGCCAAATATGGACTTTTACTGTGCGAGCATTTGATCAACCATCACGCCCAGAACGTACCATTACTGTTAATTATGATGGCTTTGCTGAAG ATGTGAAAGTTGGTGATGAGCTGCTTGTTGATGGAGGAATGGTGACGTTCGTGGTGATCGAGAAGATCGGTCCGGACGTAATCTGTCGGTGTACTGATCCAGGGTTGTTATTGCCTCGTGCTAATCTTACTTTTTGGAGAAACGGGAGTCTAGTTCGAGAGCGCAATGCCATGCTTCCGACCATATCTTCCAAG GATTGGCTGGATATTGATTTTGGTATTGAAGAAGGTGTTGATTTCATTGCAGTGTCATTTGTGAAGTCTGCTGAAGTTATTAAGACTTTAAAGAGTTATATAATCGACCGATCGCCCGGAAG CCAAATCGGTATCATTGCCAAGATAGAGAGTATCGATTCTCTGAAAAATTTGGAAGAGATAATTCAGGTATCGGACGGAACTATGGTAGCTAGGGGAGATCTAGGTGCACAAATACCATTGGAACAGGTCCCGTCGGTTCAACATGAGGTGATTCAGCTATGCAGGCAACTAAATAAGCCTGTCATCGTTGCTTCCCAGCTGCTTGAGTCGATGATCGAATATCCTATACCAACAAGAGCTGAAGTTGCCGACGTTTCCGAAGCAGTAGGACAACAAGCAGATGCTTTAATGCTTTCTAGTGAATCAGCTATGGGACAATACCCTGAGAAAGCATTAGCTGTACTAAGAAGTGTTAGTTTGAGAATCGAAAAGTGCAGAAGGGAGGAAAAACACTGGGATGTAACTGATCTTCGCATCGTTTCATCGTCCAAACTCGATGAGATTTCCGAGGAAATATGTAATACAACTTCAAGAATGG CCAACAAACTCAAAGCGGATGCCATATTTGTTTATACAAAAACTGGACAGACAGCATCACTTCTTTCCCGAAACCGACCCGACTGTCCAATCTTTGCGTTCGCACCCTCGACATCTATTCAAAGGTGTCTGAACCTGAAATGGGGATTGATACCTTTCCGTCTCGATTTCTCGGACGACGTGGAGAGTAATCTAAACCGAACATTCTCCTTGCTTAAAGCAAGAGCGATGATCAAGTCCGGTGACCTTATCATTGTTGTCTCCGATGTTATGCAATCCATTCAAGCAATCAAGGTTCCGTAG